One stretch of Chroogloeocystis siderophila 5.2 s.c.1 DNA includes these proteins:
- a CDS encoding chloride channel protein: protein MTALSPQSPEEAPSPSAELRKVIVPALSTPSTGLTHLLNRFQLSPESVVLLLAVLIGGSTGLGVVVFHILIEQIHHFLLQDLMGVISRWGAWTLACVPLLGGLVIGLMRGAQQDFGPGLSSLIAATQANTTQNVTRKEIQPIIKMLAAAVSLGSGASLGPEGPSVEIGANFSLRLGQMLQMSQERRRLLLGAGAAAGLAAGFNAPIAGVFFALEVVLGTTFATSAVSIVLLAAVVAALIAQIGLGGQPAFTLPVYEVRSPLEFPLYVGLGLGASLVSITYTQSLQLLRACFQGEIPGFTWLAKIPLAIHPIIGGACVGLVALQYPQVLGIGYETIEAMLQDVEFSLQLLVVLLVVKLVVTAISLGSGLVGGVFAPAMFLGASLGAAYAKILAIFPGISPYMAAPPAYAMVGMAAVLAASARAPLTAILLLFELTRDYRIVLPLMAAVGLSVWLVERMTPTVTSDTHLQQLNLNVETDREQEILQQISVAEAMHQSPLILSATLSIWEAGVSMTRDRRRSALVIDEANQLVGIVTLDDISRAISLGEQSGISASNSTLMHSSKADVSKPNLLSSQLIDICTTELLYTYPDELLSEALARMAARGLHQLPVVERNNHEQIIGLLERDQIGLTCNLELMRQALRQLPSPKHDELTLTSL from the coding sequence ATGACTGCCCTTTCTCCCCAATCCCCAGAGGAGGCACCAAGTCCCTCTGCTGAGTTAAGGAAGGTGATAGTACCTGCGCTGTCAACACCTTCTACGGGTTTAACTCATTTGCTGAACCGTTTTCAGCTATCTCCTGAAAGCGTTGTGCTCCTTTTAGCTGTGCTGATCGGCGGTAGCACTGGTTTAGGTGTCGTTGTTTTTCATATTTTGATCGAGCAGATCCACCATTTCTTGCTACAAGATTTGATGGGAGTGATTTCACGATGGGGAGCTTGGACGCTAGCGTGTGTCCCCCTTTTAGGTGGGTTAGTCATCGGCTTAATGCGCGGTGCTCAGCAAGATTTTGGTCCTGGACTTTCTTCTTTAATTGCAGCAACACAAGCAAATACTACACAAAACGTTACGCGTAAAGAAATACAACCTATTATTAAGATGCTCGCAGCAGCGGTATCGCTTGGAAGTGGAGCTTCTTTAGGACCAGAAGGACCAAGTGTCGAGATTGGTGCTAATTTTAGTTTGCGGCTGGGTCAAATGCTGCAAATGTCGCAAGAACGACGCCGCTTATTATTAGGGGCTGGTGCAGCGGCGGGTTTAGCCGCAGGTTTTAATGCTCCGATCGCGGGTGTTTTTTTTGCGTTGGAAGTTGTGTTGGGAACGACTTTTGCAACGTCTGCTGTCAGTATAGTGCTGCTAGCCGCAGTCGTCGCCGCGTTAATTGCCCAAATTGGCTTAGGAGGGCAACCTGCTTTTACACTACCAGTCTATGAAGTCCGCAGTCCGTTAGAGTTTCCGCTTTATGTTGGTTTGGGTTTAGGTGCGAGTTTAGTTTCAATCACTTACACGCAATCTTTACAGCTATTACGCGCCTGCTTTCAGGGAGAAATTCCAGGCTTCACTTGGTTAGCAAAAATTCCCTTAGCAATTCATCCTATTATTGGCGGTGCTTGTGTTGGTTTAGTCGCACTACAGTACCCGCAAGTTTTGGGAATTGGCTATGAGACTATCGAAGCGATGTTGCAAGATGTGGAGTTTTCTTTGCAATTACTTGTTGTGTTGTTGGTGGTTAAACTCGTCGTCACCGCAATCAGCTTGGGGAGTGGTTTAGTTGGCGGTGTCTTCGCTCCAGCAATGTTTCTTGGTGCTTCGTTAGGAGCAGCTTATGCTAAAATCTTGGCAATTTTTCCTGGCATAAGTCCCTACATGGCGGCGCCTCCTGCTTATGCGATGGTCGGTATGGCAGCGGTGCTTGCAGCAAGTGCGCGCGCGCCTTTGACCGCAATTTTACTATTATTTGAACTGACAAGAGATTACCGAATTGTATTGCCCTTAATGGCGGCGGTTGGTTTAAGTGTGTGGCTTGTTGAGCGCATGACACCTACAGTCACTTCTGACACGCATCTACAGCAATTAAACTTGAATGTCGAAACGGATCGCGAACAAGAAATTTTACAGCAAATTTCTGTTGCTGAGGCGATGCATCAGTCTCCACTGATATTATCGGCTACGCTTTCGATTTGGGAGGCGGGTGTGTCTATGACGCGCGATCGCCGCCGGAGTGCTTTAGTTATCGATGAAGCTAATCAATTAGTTGGTATCGTTACTTTAGACGACATTTCCCGCGCAATTTCCCTGGGGGAACAATCCGGAATAAGTGCTAGTAACTCAACTTTAATGCATTCCTCAAAGGCAGATGTAAGCAAACCTAATTTGCTCTCATCTCAACTTATTGATATTTGCACTACCGAGCTACTTTACACTTATCCCGATGAGCTTTTATCTGAAGCTTTAGCGCGGATGGCAGCACGTGGTTTACATCAGTTACCTGTGGTTGAACGAAACAACCACGAACAGATTATCGGCTTACTCGAACGCGACCAGATTGGATTAACTTGCAATCTTGAGTTGATGCGTCAAGCACTACGACAATTACCATCGCCGAAACATGATGAATTGACGCTCACTAGTTTGTAG
- a CDS encoding RrF2 family transcriptional regulator translates to MKLTTRGHYSVKALLDLSLQPKNKPASVKAIAQRQDIPAPYLEKLLIEMRRAGLVESMRGVQGGYKLARSPAQISLGQILESVGETIKPLRHHMPTPTQAEDWVTFTLWQRLHQKLKEALYTITLADLYYDARSWQAAQGEATSFVV, encoded by the coding sequence ATGAAGCTAACAACTCGCGGACACTACAGTGTAAAAGCATTGCTCGATTTGAGCTTACAGCCAAAGAATAAACCCGCATCTGTAAAAGCGATCGCGCAACGTCAAGATATCCCAGCACCTTACTTGGAAAAATTGCTCATTGAAATGCGCCGCGCAGGGTTAGTCGAATCCATGCGTGGCGTGCAAGGTGGATACAAATTAGCGCGATCGCCTGCACAAATATCTTTAGGGCAAATCCTAGAATCTGTTGGCGAAACAATTAAACCTTTACGGCATCATATGCCCACACCAACTCAAGCCGAAGACTGGGTGACGTTCACATTGTGGCAGCGATTACACCAGAAATTGAAAGAGGCACTTTATACGATCACGCTTGCAGACCTTTACTATGATGCTCGTAGTTGGCAAGCCGCGCAAGGCGAAGCAACAAGTTTTGTTGTTTAG
- a CDS encoding AbrB family transcriptional regulator, with product MSKKKKIEPLTGEELLQKVKELENLSKEEKAKACGYYTVTKNGIERVNMMKFLNALIDAEGIELDSTANANGRGGRSASYRISVQSNGNLLIGSAYTKQMGLKPGDEFEITLGRKHIRLKQLDEDGELDEVEVAS from the coding sequence ATGAGTAAAAAGAAAAAAATCGAGCCACTAACTGGTGAAGAACTCCTTCAAAAAGTTAAGGAGCTAGAAAACCTAAGCAAAGAAGAAAAGGCTAAAGCCTGCGGTTATTACACCGTTACAAAAAATGGCATTGAGCGCGTAAACATGATGAAATTTCTTAATGCCTTAATTGATGCAGAGGGCATTGAGTTAGATAGTACAGCAAACGCCAATGGACGCGGCGGACGTAGTGCTAGCTATCGCATTAGCGTGCAGTCAAATGGCAACTTATTAATAGGTTCTGCTTATACAAAACAAATGGGTTTGAAGCCAGGCGATGAATTTGAAATTACGTTAGGACGCAAGCATATTCGGTTGAAGCAGCTTGACGAAGACGGCGAACTAGATGAAGTCGAAGTTGCCTCGTAA